The genomic stretch GGAAGGGTTGAATTGggacttttattttattaaaaaaaatgaggagaatGGACGAAACGGACAAGAACTTCTAAAGGACCAGTGATTGTCATAGGCTCATAGCCCTTATCCTAACAAAAAAATGCTTGTAAACGTGCAGTGTACAGATATACAGCAGTTTAATTGATAGTTCTGTTGGTTGCTGAAGGCAAATACCATTCTTAACAACGAAgactttctttttctcatccAAGAGTAATAGCTCAACAAgtttagtgatttatttattcattattattattatttttttatttcatggatCATTTTGGGCAAGGTGAAAACATACCCTCCAATCTTGTAAATGAATGACAAGATGTCCACAATATGTGATCAAGTTATCAAAAAGGTCAATCTGTGAGATGACCAGTAGTCTTGCACTTGCTTATTCTTGAGATCTTCTCCAACACTAGGTTGGGTCTTTTCTACTTTCAAACTATTAGACTGGTCAATCCTAGCCTAATATCTTGAGTTTCTACGCGAACTCTACCATTCTTTTTCTTGCCATATGTTTGTGttggtttttatttcatatttttgttttattgagttttTCTGGTTTTGGTTTCAAGATAATCAATTCACACATTTCTCATCTGGACAGGCATTGAGAGTGCTatcctttttttatgtttttttctaatttttgctTGTTGTGTAGTGTTACCTTCATTGAAGTGGCCCTTGACAACACTCAAGGGTTGTCTTCCTTCGCCAAATTGATCTTCATCTGGATCATTTTTCTATCATATTTATTGTGGTGTTGTAATTCCAGGGTGGTCGTCGTGTGAAAAAGTACAGAGGCATGGGCTCCCTTGAAGCTATGACGTAAAAGGAAGTGATGCTCTCGATATCTTggtgataaattaaaattaaagattgCTCAGGGAGTAGTTGGAGCTGTGGCAGACAAGGGCTCTGTTTTGAAGTTCATACCTTACTCAATGCAAGCTGTCAAGCAAGGATTTCAAGATCTTGGGGCATCGTCTATGCAGTCTGCTCACGAGCTCTTAAGATCAAATGTGTTGAGATTGGAGGTATGTTTTGATACTTatgtttctaaaaaaattttgatgtttatgATTTTCATTTGATTCCTAATCCATGTTGCATGCAACACTATAGCATATATGTCTTGCTATGTTTGAATTTAAATTCCTGACATATTTTTATTgtcaaacacaagaaaaaacgCTGAAATGTCGACAATCATACTGATCTCTATGTAACTTGCCGTAATGTTAGTGCATCATAAAATCTTGCAATTGGATGTCAATCATGAACAGCTAAACATGCATGGCCTTAAGCTTCCTTTTCTAGAAACTAGAGTTTATAAATTAGAACTTCCCTtagaaattgattcaatttatACAAATTGTGCTACATAATgacaattcatataaaaatttctGATTAATTTTACTTCATTAGAATTATAAAAATTGCTGATAAATATCAGAGAATATAACCATTTCCTACTCTTCACAAAAGTTATCTTTACTCAGccttttaagttttttatttttccaggtGCGAACTGGAGCAGCACAAGTTGAGGGAGGAATTCATGGTTTGGTTTCATATGAGAAGAAACCCTTCTGAATGCTCATATGTTTTTGAGACTGTGTGTGTACTAAAGGGGGAGCTGAGTGGGGATCTCTGATCCCTTGTTGTACTTCTTGTTGAGGGTTGCCGATGGGTCTAATCCGAACTTAATGTAATTCTATGAGGCCCCTTTTTATATGAGCATGTAATTGTACTTTTAATAAGAGCCGAGGTGGCAATTCAGAATCCTTTTTGTTTTGATCCCTAAAACCTAATTTTGTttacataatatatttttattcttattttctgTGTTTTTACAAAAACAGGTTGATTTTAGAAACTAagtttttagaatatatatatttgttataaacttgtgaattattgttgttttattcattggtttgatatatatatatatatatatagtatttttttgcctagaagttaaatattttttaaaaataaaatatgatatttgtttcTATCCATACAAGTCATCAAAAGATGTATGTAGatcacataaatatatattttgtaaacatATGTAggattgatttaaaaaatattttagtagaTGTTTTTCTATTCTAATCAACATATAATGTAATATGATATGATTTATGATAAGATTTTCAAAGTTAAAAATCTATTGGATTTTAccataataaatgaaataacaatCACTGACAATGTCTAAgcatttttcatgaaattctaAGCATCTGAGTTAGTTTTTACAAAATGAGAAACATTATTTCAAAAGTGGCTTTTTAGGAATGCACAAAACATTTTATGAAAAGATTTTCATTttaactaaaaatgaaaaaaatatgccCTAAAAATAGGTCGGtagttttataattaatttctgTCATTTgtctttttgataatttttttcttaattaatcaaGTGCATACGCCACTAAAAAGCTCCACTAATGTTATGCAAAAAAAGTTAATGACCTATTCtttaataaggaaaaaaaaattactatttttctcATGTCTTTTTAAAAGCTCATTGAAATTTTTACAAAGGTAAAATCATATTAGTTTCATTAGGTGTGCCATACCATCATGTGGCcatttttataaactaatttCAAACCATTAGCTAAGATGATAAAATAGCAATTTATCAGTGCTAGTTAACAAAAAAGAGAAGGTGATCATACACTTAATTCACAAGTATAAACctgttaaatttttctttaattgcagCTTTAGCACTGAAATACTATATTTCTAATCAAAGGTGGTTGTTTTAGTGTCTAAGAAATGCTCTTTTCAAGACAATCACTTGTCTGTATCCCACTCTGAGCACTAGTAGTGTTCTTCTTTGATTTCCCAATCCCCAAAACCAATAAAACCTTAGCTATTGAGGGGAACTTGTCTTCTTCCACCCCAAAAGCCATGACCTTTACACAACAGTGAAGCAAAATCTAAACTAAGAAATTGATATCATTAAAGTGTAATTCTTATCAAAGGTAATATGAAACATATAGTCTACCAAACGTAGCTAAAACTCCCTATAAAACCTTCCTACAACCTCACATACTAACTCAGAATCCTAAGCAATGCAGTCTCCAATGGGAACTAGTGGCAGAATTGTGGTCTTAGTAGGACAAGTGTTACTAGTGTGTGCAGCTATCTGCATGGCCACTAGAACTCTTGTAACTGATCCTGAGCATGCCTTGAATGAAAATGCCCACACCCTTGCTCAACACTCCGGCAATGTCACCGGCACTGAGGCTGCCACCACTGTCCTTCCTTCCGATGATGCATTATGGCACAAAGACTGCAAAGATAACGGTAAAGGGTACAATGACAAGGACAAGGATAAAGACAAGGACAAGGGTAAAAGAGATTGGGACAAGGACAAAGATAAGGAAAAAGACAAAGGTAAAGGGGATTGGAACAAAGATAAGGACAAGGATAAAGACAAAGGTAGAAAGTGAGACGAGAGACGAGGATAAAAGACAAAAGTAAAGGGGATGGGACAAAGACAAAAATAAGgataaagacaaaaacaaagataaagacaAAGACAAGGGTAAAGGGGATTGGGACAAGGACAAAGATAAAGACAAAGACAAGTGTAAGAAGGGTAAAAAAGGTGGCAAATATGATGACGGAAGTGACGGCGGCGGCTACGTCCACGGGGAAGAGCCACAGCTTCTCAACTGATCCTTGAGAAAATGATCAGATCCATCCTGGtgttatcaatatatatatatatatatgatgatgatgatgtctaTGGCTCAATGTTAATAAGCTACTAAGCTTATGTAATATTTGGTAATAAGAGCCatcactcaatatatatatatagatatatcttGAGATATTTGAACTTGGAGATGCCATGCAAGatgttttaaaatgaaaaaagttTAAATCTAAAGAACGTTTTCATCATGCATGAGAGTGAGTACTCATCAGTACATGGGATTCCAAGAGTACATGTTCATGCTTATAATGAAGCACATAATTGgcctattattattatcaaacaaATTAGTAAAAACTTCACCGAAACTTCATGTGACCATCCTCCTCTTACTCATTGCCATCTCTCTCATGGATCAAGATCATGTATAAAAGAGCTAGAGTTGCAGCAAGCTAAGATCAAGACTCATCACAATCCTCTCCAATTCAACTCATTAATGGAGAGGTTTTTCCAATCATCTTtcactatcttcttcttcttcttcttcttcataatcTTCTCCTCTTCTGATATTCTTCAAGTCCATGCAGCCAGGCTTCTACCaataatcaatgaaaatggaGGCAATTCTAGCAGTGAAACAAAGGTTTACATCGTTCACGTAGCAGAGCCAAACAACACAGAGTTCCTCCACTTCACTGACAAAGAGAACTGGTACAAATCCTTCTTGCCAAACACCAGCCTCGACTCCGGCGATCCACGGTTACTCTACTCTTATCACCATGTGATCACCGGCTTCGCCGCAAAACTAACCGATGGCGAACTCAAAGCAGTTAAATCCAGGGACGGCTTTGTGTATGCTCAAGAAGACCAAACTCACATCCTCCACACCACCAACACGCCAACATACTTAAAACTCCACCAGGACTGGGACTATGACCTCTGGGCCAGCTCCTCCTACGGCGCTGGCAAGATTATCGGAGTCATCGACAGCGGCATTGACCCCGATCACCCTTCATTCAAAGACGACAACATGCCGCAGCCGCCGCAGGCTCCGGTTTGGAACGGGCAATGCTACTGGGCGAACAAGTGCAACCGAAAACTTATCGGCATTAGAGCTTTGCGGTACGGTTGGGCGCCAGACCCGTACGACCGCAACGGGCATGGGACTCATGTGGCAAGTACAGCAGCTGGGAACTTTGTGGATGATGCCAATGTGCTCGGTGAGGCCAATGGTAGAGCTTCCGGAATGGCTCCTCTGGCTCATTTATCCATTTACAAGGTATTGTATAATAACAATGGGAAAACGGTTGGACAGAGTGCTGATATACTTGCAGGAATAGATTGGGCCATTCGTGATGGTGTTCATATCCTTCAAATGTCACTTGGAGCTGTGAGTTTGCAGATGTTTCATAACCCTGTGGCTATAGGTTCTTTTGCAGCTATGAGACAAGGCATTGTTCCCTTGTGCTGCAGCAGGGAATGATGGTCCTAGTCCTAACATAATAGCCAACGATGCACCATGGATTTTCACAATTGGAGCAGCCTCCACTGACAGGAGAATCTTAACTACTGTTAATCTTGGAGATGGGACTCAGTTGGAAGGAGAAGGTGGTTACCAGCCTGACAACTTTCCTTCGGATCAGTTGGATCTTGTGTACCCGGGTGCAGATGACACTGGCACTCcaaaacaaaaaggagaatAGATTAGTGTGCAATGTTAATCTCAAGACTTACAACGTGGCTGGAAAGCTGGTTGTTTGCTGGAATGCAATTTATGACCCTGTTGAAACTGGAAAGAAGGTGAAGAAAGCTGGTGGAGCAGGCATGATACTAGTCAACACATGGCCGGCCGGCAACACCACCTCACCTGAGCCACACGTACTTCCGGTGGCCAACGTTGGCTTTGACGCCGGTCAAAAGATTGTGACTTATATAACAAACTCCACTGCAAACCCAACAGCATCAATCAGTTTGGACGGCACACAGCTCGGTGTCAGGCCATCACCGGCCGTCGCAAGCTTCTCATGCAGAGGTCCAAGCAAGATGAACTACGGTATCATAAAGCCGGATATTATTGCCCCCGGAGTGAACATCCTCGCTGCATGGCCACAGAGAGTAGGGCCAAGTCCCACCGGTTCTTACTCTAAATTCAAGTTCCTCAGTGGCACATCCATGGCCACACCTCATGTTTCTGGCATTGTTGCACTCCTCATGAACCTTTACCCAAGCTGGTCACCTGCTCGGATTAAATCAGCTCTCATGACC from Dioscorea cayenensis subsp. rotundata cultivar TDr96_F1 unplaced genomic scaffold, TDr96_F1_v2_PseudoChromosome.rev07_lg8_w22 25.fasta BLBR01002119.1, whole genome shotgun sequence encodes the following:
- the LOC120257441 gene encoding subtilisin-like protease translates to MERFFQSSFTIFFFFFFFIIFSSSDILQVHAARLLPIINENGGNSSSETKVYIVHVAEPNNTEFLHFTDKENWYKSFLPNTSLDSGDPRLLYSYHHVITGFAAKLTDGELKAVKSRDGFVYAQEDQTHILHTTNTPTYLKLHQDWDYDLWASSSYGAGKIIGVIDSGIDPDHPSFKDDNMPQPPQAPVWNGQCYWANKCNRKLIGIRALRYGWAPDPYDRNGHGTHVASTAAGNFVDDANVLGEANGRASGMAPLAHLSIYKVLYNNNGKTVGQSADILAGIDWAIRDGVHILQMSLGAVSLQMFHNPVAIGSFAAMRQGIVPLCCSRE
- the LOC120257443 gene encoding subtilisin-like protease — its product is MGLSWKEKVVTSLTTFLRISWILCTRVQMTLALQNKKENRLVCNVNLKTYNVAGKLVVCWNAIYDPVETGKKVKKAGGAGMILVNTWPAGNTTSPEPHVLPVANVGFDAGQKIVTYITNSTANPTASISLDGTQLGVRPSPAVASFSCRGPSKMNYGIIKPDIIAPGVNILAAWPQRVGPSPTGSYSKFKFLSGTSMATPHVSGIVALLMNLYPSWSPARIKSALMTTAYALNTNGEPIKDEYSGNASVYAMGSGHVDPLAAVNPGLVYDLQYYNYVHYLCGTGMADYQLSAIIRTTASCSQINGIPVEQLNYPSFSVKLGAGNPVTVTRIVTNVGDANSAYQVEFDEPEGVNIAVNPTTLQFSQKEEVDV